The nucleotide window TCGAACGACGTCAAGGACATCGGCGGCGCCGACGTCTGTATTGTCACCTCGGGCCTCGCTCGCAAGCCGGGCATGAGCCGGGACGACCTGCTGGGCATCAACGCGAAGATCATCTCGGAGGTCGCCGCGGGCATCAAGACGCACGCCCCCGACGCGCTCGTGATCGTTCTCACGAACCCGCTCGACGCCATGGTCACGCTGATGAAGCGCCAGACCGGCTTCGCCAAGCAGAAGGTCGTCGGCATGGCCGGAGTGCTCGACTCGGCGCGGTACAGCTCGTTCCTCGCGATGGAGCTGAACGTCTCGGTGAAGAGCGTGCAGGCGCTGGTCCTCGGCGGTCACGGCGACGACATGGTCCCGGTTCGCTCGAGCTGCACGGTCGGCGGCGTTCCTGTCGATCGGCTCATCTCGGCCGAGCGTCTCGAGGCCATCGAAGAGCGCACCCGTAAGGCGGGCGGCGAGATCGTCGGTCTCTTGAAGACCGGTTCGGCCTACTACTCGCCGGCGGCGGCTGCGGTTCGTATGGCCGAGTCGTACCTGCTCGACAAGAAAGAGATCCTGCCGTGCGCGGCGTATCTCGAGGGCGAGTACGGATGCTCGGACCTCTACCTCGGAGTGCCGGTGCAGATCGGTGCCGGCGGCGTCGAGAAGGTCGTCGAGGTGGAACTCACCGACAAGGAGAAGGAAGAGG belongs to Candidatus Binatia bacterium and includes:
- the mdh gene encoding malate dehydrogenase, encoding MARKKIALIGAGNIGGTIAHMAALKQLGDVVLYDVVEGMPQGKALDLTESGPIDLFDVDVTGSNDVKDIGGADVCIVTSGLARKPGMSRDDLLGINAKIISEVAAGIKTHAPDALVIVLTNPLDAMVTLMKRQTGFAKQKVVGMAGVLDSARYSSFLAMELNVSVKSVQALVLGGHGDDMVPVRSSCTVGGVPVDRLISAERLEAIEERTRKAGGEIVGLLKTGSAYYSPAAAAVRMAESYLLDKKEILPCAAYLEGEYGCSDLYLGVPVQIGAGGVEKVVEVELTDKEKEEVKVSASHVGDLVGALDKVLAS